A portion of the Candidatus Nitrosotenuis aquarius genome contains these proteins:
- a CDS encoding LLM class flavin-dependent oxidoreductase yields the protein MKLSYSLGSLLSIEDLLKCAEKTAKTDPDTVWVPETWGMENFAMLSAVSARTKSKIGSSIINIYSRSPALIAMGAATIDTISNQRLTLGLGTSSVPIIQGLHGYRFEKPLQRMKETVEIIRLALSGKKIDYTGKIFALRGFTLLIKPPRQHIPIYIAAINQKMTELTWRIGDGVIFYLRPISEMKETTSKMQSNRKIDVACQLITSVSEDGDQAKERVRKTLAFYISVGEIYRKFLAKNGFKKETDNIYQEYLKSGLKSNHELIPDSMLQSLTISGAPQECKKQLKRFYDAGITHPIIQFNPSGEVGKSFDLFTKTFSDV from the coding sequence ATGAAATTATCATATAGTCTAGGCTCACTTTTATCAATTGAGGATCTTCTAAAGTGTGCTGAAAAAACCGCCAAGACAGATCCTGACACCGTATGGGTTCCAGAAACTTGGGGCATGGAAAATTTTGCAATGCTGTCCGCAGTTTCTGCCAGAACCAAATCCAAGATAGGCTCATCCATTATCAACATTTACTCGCGCAGTCCTGCACTCATTGCGATGGGTGCTGCCACAATAGATACTATATCAAATCAAAGATTAACGCTGGGCCTGGGAACAAGCAGTGTCCCAATCATTCAAGGGTTACACGGATATAGATTTGAAAAACCGCTACAAAGAATGAAGGAAACCGTAGAGATAATTCGCCTTGCTCTTTCTGGCAAAAAAATCGACTATACCGGAAAGATATTTGCATTGCGAGGATTTACGCTACTAATTAAGCCACCAAGACAGCACATTCCAATCTATATTGCTGCAATAAACCAGAAAATGACGGAACTTACTTGGAGAATAGGAGATGGGGTTATTTTCTATTTGAGGCCAATCTCCGAGATGAAAGAGACAACATCCAAAATGCAGAGTAATAGAAAAATCGACGTTGCCTGTCAGCTAATAACCAGTGTTTCAGAGGACGGCGACCAGGCAAAGGAGCGGGTGCGAAAAACATTGGCGTTTTACATCTCTGTTGGTGAAATTTATAGAAAATTCCTAGCAAAAAACGGCTTCAAAAAGGAAACGGACAACATCTATCAAGAATATCTAAAGTCAGGCCTCAAATCAAACCACGAGTTAATTCCAGATTCCATGTTGCAATCACTCACAATTTCCGGCGCCCCGCAAGAATGCAAAAAGCAGTTAAAGCGATTCTACGATGCAGGAATTACGCACCCAATAATCCAGTTTAATCCAAGCGGTGAAGTCGGAAAATCCTTTGATTTGTTCACAAAGACATTCAGTGATGTATGA
- a CDS encoding hydroxymethylglutaryl-CoA synthase family protein translates to MAAGIDDIAIYIPRLFVDSTDFAQARGVDPVKLKQGLGISRMAIVDSNQDPACLAANACLKIMQRNKISPDDIGRLYVATESSLDESKALNSYVIGMLEQVYGDGSFEHCGGIECKFACVSGSYALYDNANWIRAGEAEGKHAIVVVSDIAKYDMGSSGEYTQGAGAIAMLLNDNPRLLQFDSKVTSTSIKNEYDFYRPFGKETPIVHGQYSNLLYLIQVKKAFESYKKKAIETGIIMLKEGETILDHIDYLCMHLPYSNMGKKALSYLLRREWRSLPRWKRIVEQTGMEEPVPKDPRGTIESILADEEYMGKDHEFNKLFTRTKEYQAFYEDKLASSLIASSMIGNLYTASLYLGFRSCLEFEFQKGVDLEGKRFGFGSYGSGSSAMVFSGVVQPSYKEIVKNMNLEAEIGERVKLSLKDYEEIHENKRAPTQSMLSGKNEFVLVSVEKSPESRGERKYVYCQ, encoded by the coding sequence ATGGCAGCAGGTATTGACGACATTGCCATTTACATTCCGCGCTTGTTTGTAGATTCGACCGACTTTGCCCAAGCACGAGGCGTAGACCCAGTCAAGCTAAAGCAGGGACTGGGCATATCACGCATGGCAATAGTAGATTCCAACCAAGACCCAGCGTGCCTGGCTGCAAACGCATGCCTAAAGATAATGCAGCGCAACAAGATATCCCCAGACGATATTGGTAGGCTATATGTAGCGACAGAATCCTCATTGGACGAATCAAAGGCCCTAAACTCTTACGTCATTGGTATGCTAGAGCAGGTATATGGAGACGGCTCCTTTGAGCATTGTGGTGGGATAGAGTGCAAATTTGCATGTGTTTCAGGATCATATGCCCTGTATGATAACGCCAACTGGATTAGGGCAGGAGAGGCGGAAGGAAAACACGCAATTGTTGTAGTATCAGACATTGCAAAATACGACATGGGTTCTTCTGGTGAATACACACAGGGAGCAGGCGCCATTGCGATGTTACTTAACGATAATCCAAGACTGTTACAATTTGATTCCAAGGTCACATCAACATCAATTAAAAACGAGTACGACTTTTACAGGCCGTTTGGCAAAGAAACCCCAATTGTTCACGGACAATACTCTAATTTGCTGTACCTAATCCAGGTCAAAAAAGCATTTGAATCATACAAGAAAAAGGCAATAGAAACAGGAATCATCATGCTAAAGGAAGGAGAGACAATCTTGGACCACATTGATTATCTTTGCATGCACTTGCCATATTCTAACATGGGCAAAAAAGCACTATCATACCTGCTAAGACGTGAATGGCGAAGCCTCCCAAGGTGGAAAAGAATAGTAGAACAGACAGGAATGGAAGAGCCTGTGCCAAAAGATCCTCGTGGCACAATTGAATCAATACTTGCAGACGAAGAATACATGGGCAAAGACCACGAGTTTAACAAATTATTTACCAGAACCAAAGAATATCAGGCATTTTACGAGGACAAGCTTGCCAGCTCATTAATTGCATCATCGATGATAGGCAACCTATACACCGCATCACTATATCTAGGATTTAGAAGCTGCCTTGAATTTGAATTCCAAAAAGGAGTCGACTTGGAAGGGAAGAGATTCGGATTTGGCTCATATGGTAGCGGAAGCAGTGCAATGGTGTTCTCAGGCGTAGTTCAGCCATCATACAAGGAAATCGTCAAGAACATGAACTTGGAAGCAGAAATAGGCGAGCGAGTCAAGCTATCGCTAAAAGACTATGAGGAAATACATGAAAACAAACGCGCCCCAACACAAAGCATGCTAAGCGGTAAAAATGAATTTGTCCTAGTAAGCGTTGAGAAATCTCCTGAGAGTAGGGGAGAGCGCAAGTACGTATACTGCCAGTAA
- a CDS encoding DsbA family protein, which produces MIHAPSLGIGAGIAAAVIIGALFVINGQMPETGFKTEDIKDVERDQILQEQPPQQVQMSVFSANASPILGDPNAPITIIEFGDYQCFYCNKFFHDTEHQIHDNYIKTGKAKLVFKDFTIIGPDSVVAAHAAHCADEQGKFWEYHDTLYNNWNGENNGWASAQNQLKFAQQVGLDETKFTECMNSEKYTEKIQASSEDAKTLGLTGTPAFFVIGPNNKIVKVPGAQPYDVFANILDSEEIMAD; this is translated from the coding sequence TTGATACATGCTCCATCTCTAGGCATAGGTGCAGGAATTGCAGCTGCCGTCATAATTGGAGCACTCTTTGTAATCAATGGACAAATGCCAGAGACAGGCTTTAAGACAGAAGACATCAAGGATGTAGAAAGAGACCAGATTTTACAAGAACAGCCTCCACAACAAGTGCAAATGTCAGTCTTTTCTGCTAATGCATCACCAATACTTGGTGATCCAAATGCGCCAATCACAATAATAGAGTTTGGGGATTACCAGTGCTTTTACTGCAACAAGTTCTTCCACGATACAGAACACCAGATTCATGACAATTATATCAAAACAGGCAAGGCAAAACTAGTCTTCAAAGATTTTACCATAATAGGGCCAGACTCTGTAGTAGCAGCCCACGCAGCGCATTGTGCAGACGAACAAGGCAAGTTCTGGGAATATCATGATACACTATACAACAACTGGAATGGTGAAAACAACGGATGGGCATCGGCACAAAACCAACTCAAATTTGCCCAACAGGTAGGCCTAGACGAGACAAAATTCACAGAATGCATGAACAGTGAGAAATACACAGAAAAGATTCAGGCAAGCTCCGAAGACGCAAAGACGTTAGGATTGACAGGAACCCCAGCATTCTTTGTGATTGGTCCAAACAACAAGATAGTCAAAGTCCCAGGCGCTCAGCCATATGACGTGTTTGCCAATATTTTAGACTCGGAAGAAATAATGGCAGACTAG
- a CDS encoding resolvase, protein MSNLVKLQKPVKKTKKDNVRIARTRRQRGYHWEDTLVKRFNALDGWKGFRLGSPSVGLPDILAISTKNSTIFTIEAKSGTTNSLVVPYDQIIRCLKWVDNFELYQTRDVIFAFKFLSKKRIGLGEYEKRELREYYKVWDKSKQISDFACNYDGTTYSIIDAKRQRLDLKDYTMPFVSKNTKTTQEA, encoded by the coding sequence ATGTCAAACCTGGTCAAGCTGCAAAAACCCGTCAAGAAAACAAAAAAGGACAATGTCAGAATAGCAAGAACGCGAAGGCAGCGCGGGTATCACTGGGAAGATACGCTGGTTAAGCGATTCAATGCTCTTGATGGCTGGAAGGGATTTCGGTTAGGCTCGCCAAGCGTAGGCTTGCCAGATATTTTGGCAATTAGCACAAAAAACAGCACCATTTTTACAATAGAGGCAAAGTCAGGCACCACAAACTCACTTGTCGTGCCATACGATCAGATAATTCGCTGCCTAAAATGGGTGGATAATTTTGAGCTGTATCAAACACGAGATGTAATTTTTGCGTTCAAGTTTCTATCAAAAAAGCGAATTGGTCTAGGCGAATATGAAAAAAGAGAGTTGCGAGAATACTACAAAGTATGGGACAAGTCAAAGCAGATATCAGATTTTGCGTGCAATTATGACGGAACCACATATTCCATAATAGATGCAAAACGCCAGAGACTTGACCTAAAGGATTACACCATGCCGTTTGTGAGTAAAAACACCAAGACCACCCAAGAAGCCTAG
- a CDS encoding type II glyceraldehyde-3-phosphate dehydrogenase, giving the protein MKRVFVNGYGSIGNRIAQFIKDDPEIKVIGVGKFSPDEKVNDAISRGFDVYVPQKSIDSFKNYKIKGSIEEALSNCDLVIDGAPGGTGYTNKKQLYEPKGVMAIYQGGESVFGDERVSDLLFNSRVNYKDAFGKKHVMQGSCNVTGMGRILQPLREKYGSRLLRFDAILVRRWADIEQTEKSVPDTIELSPNPHHQDDVKSYMGKDTPLFIQAIKVPTRQMHVHMMSIRFKDSAPDPSEILDLFKDEYGVATLWTAKGTKQIRDAAESMKFSFKDTNMIHIHANMIEAIGDTIKMVYSDDQTGIVIPENHLLMQAMLFQKPYEEAFVHTETLFHMEEKKKALEEFFAKK; this is encoded by the coding sequence ATGAAGCGGGTTTTTGTCAATGGATATGGTTCCATTGGAAACCGAATTGCACAATTCATCAAAGACGATCCTGAAATAAAGGTAATCGGAGTGGGCAAGTTCTCTCCGGATGAAAAGGTAAACGATGCTATATCAAGAGGCTTTGATGTCTATGTGCCGCAAAAAAGCATTGACTCTTTTAAGAATTACAAAATCAAAGGCAGTATAGAAGAAGCACTGTCAAACTGTGACCTTGTAATTGACGGTGCCCCTGGAGGAACTGGATACACCAACAAAAAACAGCTCTATGAGCCAAAAGGTGTAATGGCAATCTATCAGGGAGGCGAGTCTGTCTTTGGGGATGAGCGTGTATCTGATTTACTGTTTAACTCGCGTGTTAACTACAAGGATGCCTTTGGCAAAAAACATGTCATGCAAGGAAGCTGCAATGTCACAGGAATGGGAAGAATACTGCAACCACTCCGTGAAAAATACGGCTCTAGATTGTTGAGATTTGATGCCATACTTGTTAGACGCTGGGCAGACATTGAGCAGACTGAAAAATCTGTCCCAGACACAATAGAGTTGTCCCCAAACCCGCACCATCAGGACGATGTAAAATCATACATGGGCAAAGACACACCATTATTCATACAGGCAATCAAGGTGCCAACCCGTCAAATGCATGTGCACATGATGAGCATACGATTCAAGGATTCTGCGCCAGACCCATCTGAGATATTAGACCTGTTCAAAGATGAATATGGTGTTGCCACACTCTGGACGGCAAAGGGGACAAAACAAATCCGTGATGCCGCAGAATCCATGAAGTTTAGCTTCAAAGACACCAACATGATTCACATACACGCAAACATGATTGAAGCAATTGGAGACACAATCAAAATGGTTTACTCTGATGATCAGACTGGAATAGTAATCCCTGAAAACCACCTGCTCATGCAGGCAATGCTCTTCCAAAAACCATATGAAGAGGCATTTGTGCACACCGAGACGCTATTTCACATGGAAGAAAAGAAAAAAGCACTCGAAGAATTTTTCGCTAAAAAATAA
- a CDS encoding Zn-ribbon domain-containing OB-fold protein, whose product MNFESELRQGRFTVGECNKCHRISWPPSDFCNNCFGNLQYRPVKEPGILLESSTKDGKIFGIVKFEDSIKVIGTIDGNTEQKPGQMMKIASCGFDKSPKFTFTKS is encoded by the coding sequence TTGAATTTTGAATCAGAGTTAAGGCAGGGCCGATTCACGGTGGGCGAATGCAACAAGTGCCATAGGATAAGCTGGCCTCCAAGTGATTTTTGCAATAATTGTTTTGGCAATCTACAATACAGGCCAGTAAAAGAGCCAGGAATTTTACTAGAATCATCTACCAAAGACGGTAAGATCTTTGGAATTGTGAAATTCGAAGATTCGATCAAGGTAATTGGCACAATAGACGGCAATACCGAGCAAAAACCCGGACAAATGATGAAAATTGCAAGTTGTGGCTTTGATAAATCCCCAAAATTCACATTTACCAAGTCATAA
- a CDS encoding DedA family protein yields the protein MNELQVLIQWISSLVSEYLYVGVFAAAIIETVFPPIPTAAIFPFAGYFASQNGMSVIEVLGLGMAGGVGATIGSTIIYLVCIKLGRVAMLRYLKYARISEQKLAKIETWFERHGEKAVFFGRMVPVLREMISIPAGLFKMKPIKFVLYTFCGSCVWSIALTFVGYYFGQVTLGII from the coding sequence TTGAACGAACTCCAAGTCCTAATACAGTGGATAAGCTCGCTAGTATCAGAATACCTCTATGTAGGAGTCTTTGCAGCTGCAATAATAGAGACGGTTTTTCCACCAATTCCAACTGCCGCAATATTTCCATTTGCAGGCTATTTCGCATCACAAAACGGAATGAGTGTAATCGAAGTACTTGGGTTGGGAATGGCGGGCGGAGTCGGGGCCACCATTGGTTCTACTATCATCTATCTGGTGTGCATCAAGCTTGGACGAGTCGCAATGTTACGATATCTAAAATACGCAAGAATCTCTGAGCAAAAGTTGGCAAAAATAGAGACATGGTTTGAAAGACATGGAGAAAAGGCAGTCTTTTTTGGCCGAATGGTGCCAGTATTGCGAGAAATGATTTCAATTCCGGCAGGATTATTCAAGATGAAGCCAATCAAGTTTGTTTTGTATACGTTTTGTGGATCTTGTGTTTGGAGCATTGCTCTGACATTTGTCGGGTATTATTTTGGCCAAGTCACACTAGGAATAATTTGA
- a CDS encoding thiolase family protein, whose amino-acid sequence MSVAIAGYSTTKFTLDQTPIEELLVSATKELFQNTKNLSQKDIDAVLVSTNNNKKYLAPILSEITGIAPKIAQSIENMCNSGANSIVSGYSYIASGMADVVLVVGAEQAENSAQVLDWDMSRGEFTHPIFWGTMFAKAHKREFGTTDEELAHVSALNHKNAQDNPAAYNPKTYTIEDIMDSKRLTEDLRLLDCSRSCSGSSAVLLVSEEIAKKYTDSPVFISGIGQKTTSASFTKNELTRLESTIDAASQAYSMAGIKANQVDVAEIHDAFSICELMILEDLGFASKGKAGKLVLELYKNGSKKINPRGGLIGAGHPLGATGIAQIAEITSQLQGTAKKRQVENARIGLVQNMSAAATSSTVLVMKN is encoded by the coding sequence ATGAGTGTAGCAATAGCTGGGTATTCCACTACAAAATTCACGCTAGACCAGACCCCAATAGAAGAACTACTTGTCTCCGCAACAAAAGAATTATTCCAAAATACGAAAAACCTATCGCAAAAAGACATTGACGCAGTCCTAGTCTCAACAAACAACAACAAAAAGTACCTGGCACCAATATTATCAGAGATAACAGGAATTGCCCCCAAGATTGCCCAAAGCATAGAAAACATGTGCAATTCAGGCGCAAACTCGATCGTTTCTGGATATTCTTACATCGCATCAGGAATGGCAGACGTGGTACTAGTAGTAGGAGCAGAGCAAGCGGAAAATTCCGCCCAAGTACTGGATTGGGACATGTCTCGCGGAGAGTTCACACATCCGATATTTTGGGGGACAATGTTTGCCAAGGCCCATAAAAGAGAGTTCGGCACAACCGACGAAGAACTGGCACATGTTTCTGCCCTAAATCACAAAAATGCACAGGACAATCCAGCTGCATACAACCCAAAAACCTACACCATAGAAGACATCATGGATTCAAAACGGCTAACGGAAGATCTGAGGTTGCTTGATTGTTCCCGTTCTTGCAGTGGAAGTTCTGCAGTCTTACTTGTATCAGAAGAAATAGCAAAAAAGTACACAGATTCGCCGGTTTTCATATCTGGAATAGGCCAAAAAACCACATCTGCAAGTTTTACAAAAAATGAACTGACCAGGTTAGAATCCACAATAGATGCAGCAAGTCAAGCATATTCCATGGCAGGCATCAAGGCAAACCAGGTAGATGTAGCAGAAATTCATGATGCATTTTCAATCTGTGAATTGATGATCCTAGAAGATTTGGGATTTGCGTCAAAAGGAAAAGCAGGAAAACTCGTTTTAGAACTGTACAAGAATGGCAGTAAAAAAATCAACCCCAGAGGAGGACTGATTGGCGCAGGCCATCCTCTTGGAGCTACAGGGATAGCACAAATTGCAGAGATTACATCACAACTTCAAGGAACAGCTAAAAAAAGGCAGGTAGAAAACGCCAGAATAGGCCTTGTGCAGAACATGTCGGCAGCTGCAACATCATCCACGGTTTTGGTGATGAAAAATTGA
- a CDS encoding nucleotidyltransferase family protein, with amino-acid sequence MQAIILAGGLGSRLRPITDYVPKPLIPVNNIPLIEWQIKQLKKFKINEFIICTGYKTEQIENYLEQKENFGSKIRYSTEKSPLGTGGAIKKAAKLIKEKSFLVINGDIITDIDVRKLYSNPNSIALVELRTKFGTVDLDDSKIVRFREKKPIENVWMNAGIYHLDKKLVAALPFKGAIEETTFRRFASKKNLTGIKFKDAFWHSIDSHKDLDECSKALKGKKI; translated from the coding sequence TTGCAAGCAATCATACTGGCAGGAGGCCTTGGGAGTAGACTAAGACCGATTACCGATTATGTTCCAAAACCACTAATCCCAGTAAACAACATCCCGTTAATTGAATGGCAGATAAAACAATTAAAAAAATTCAAAATAAACGAGTTTATCATATGTACTGGCTACAAAACAGAACAAATTGAAAACTATCTAGAACAAAAAGAAAACTTTGGCTCAAAAATCAGATATTCCACAGAAAAATCACCACTCGGCACGGGCGGCGCAATAAAAAAGGCAGCAAAACTAATCAAAGAAAAGTCATTTTTGGTTATTAACGGCGACATCATAACCGACATTGACGTTAGAAAATTGTACTCAAATCCAAACTCTATTGCGCTAGTAGAACTGCGAACCAAGTTTGGCACCGTAGATCTTGACGATTCAAAAATAGTCAGATTTAGAGAAAAAAAGCCAATTGAGAATGTCTGGATGAATGCTGGGATTTACCATCTGGACAAAAAACTGGTTGCGGCCCTTCCATTCAAAGGAGCAATAGAAGAGACAACATTTCGAAGGTTTGCCAGCAAAAAAAATCTAACCGGAATAAAGTTCAAGGATGCATTTTGGCACTCTATTGATTCTCACAAGGACCTAGACGAGTGCTCAAAGGCACTAAAAGGCAAAAAGATCTAA
- a CDS encoding YkgJ family cysteine cluster protein, with the protein MEFNCVKDCSQCCIDREYYPSKKFGKIGVLILPDEKQKIESLVESLGVTVNIIPRIAISNDDSRPEKIIAYQMMGKEQNGNTCPFLDTEEKSPHGGFACKIYKDRPLACRAYPLIETNPITLDQKCKFCQTCPTADSNLNSEIESLIQIKNKMNADMPIIWRYATGIGDQKDIPIIQKGWIKD; encoded by the coding sequence ATGGAGTTTAATTGTGTAAAGGACTGCTCTCAATGCTGTATTGACCGAGAGTATTACCCATCAAAGAAATTCGGCAAAATAGGGGTATTGATTCTGCCCGATGAAAAGCAGAAAATAGAATCACTGGTAGAATCACTAGGAGTCACCGTAAACATAATTCCAAGAATTGCAATATCTAATGATGACTCTAGGCCGGAAAAAATCATCGCATACCAGATGATGGGAAAAGAGCAAAACGGCAACACCTGCCCATTTTTAGATACAGAGGAAAAATCACCCCATGGTGGATTTGCTTGTAAAATTTACAAAGATAGACCTCTTGCATGTAGGGCATATCCCCTCATAGAGACAAATCCCATCACACTAGACCAAAAATGCAAGTTCTGCCAGACGTGCCCCACTGCTGACTCTAATCTGAATTCAGAGATAGAGTCCCTAATCCAGATTAAAAACAAGATGAATGCAGACATGCCAATAATATGGCGATATGCGACAGGCATTGGAGATCAAAAAGACATCCCAATCATACAAAAGGGATGGATCAAGGACTAG
- the thrC gene encoding threonine synthase has translation MNNNAYLKCIDPACGLEYPINSRNIECEQGHLLDVKYKNTPSPELKELFYNRRNPQGNIFNESGVWRFRELLNFCQIDTGNRDECSKYLVSLDGAEGRQSKPYQMSKVADFIGINHDGLWLQPEGYNPSGSFKDNGMSTAVTHAKLIGAKKIICASTGNTSAAAAMYAANENMECDVYIPAGQIAPGKLSQAYQFGAQIVQVQGNFDDALAKSLDDAKHHEGYTVNSVNPFRIEGQKTIPYRAIEYLNWNPPDWIVYPGGALGNISSCGKALMELYEWGWIKKIPRIAVINSEGASTLYDLYNGEFEGQKLRWNKGKPDTETIKNYYKHLDEKGIRPKTKATAIQIGRPANILKGLRALEFTNGIVEKVSDSEMLDGMSIVGLNGFDCEMASGASPAGIKKLVEKGIIKKDDVVVGILTGRQKDSSLPVDYHNNPANRFANPPRE, from the coding sequence TTGAACAATAACGCTTACCTAAAATGCATAGATCCAGCTTGTGGCCTAGAGTATCCGATTAATTCCAGAAACATCGAATGTGAGCAGGGGCATTTACTGGATGTAAAATACAAAAACACCCCCTCCCCGGAGCTAAAGGAATTATTCTATAATCGACGAAACCCTCAGGGAAATATTTTCAATGAGAGTGGAGTTTGGAGATTCAGAGAGCTACTCAATTTCTGTCAAATAGACACGGGCAACAGAGATGAATGCTCAAAATACCTAGTATCATTAGACGGCGCAGAGGGAAGACAGTCCAAGCCATACCAAATGTCAAAGGTGGCAGACTTTATTGGAATAAACCATGACGGTTTGTGGCTCCAGCCAGAAGGATACAATCCAAGCGGATCATTCAAAGACAATGGTATGTCGACTGCGGTAACACATGCAAAACTAATTGGTGCTAAAAAAATAATCTGTGCATCAACGGGCAACACCTCGGCAGCTGCTGCAATGTATGCGGCAAACGAAAACATGGAGTGTGATGTATACATTCCAGCAGGACAAATTGCTCCAGGAAAGCTATCACAGGCGTATCAATTCGGTGCGCAAATTGTCCAGGTTCAGGGAAATTTTGATGATGCCCTAGCAAAATCACTGGACGATGCAAAACATCATGAAGGCTATACGGTAAACTCGGTAAACCCGTTTAGAATCGAAGGACAAAAAACCATACCATACAGGGCAATAGAATACCTAAACTGGAATCCACCAGACTGGATTGTCTATCCAGGCGGAGCATTGGGAAACATTTCAAGTTGCGGCAAGGCATTAATGGAATTATACGAATGGGGCTGGATCAAAAAAATTCCAAGAATAGCGGTGATAAATTCAGAAGGGGCAAGCACTCTGTATGATTTGTACAATGGCGAATTTGAGGGACAAAAGCTGCGCTGGAACAAAGGCAAGCCAGATACCGAGACGATAAAAAACTATTACAAGCACCTGGACGAAAAGGGAATCAGGCCGAAAACAAAGGCAACTGCAATTCAAATCGGCAGGCCAGCAAACATACTCAAAGGATTGCGGGCGCTGGAATTTACAAACGGCATAGTGGAAAAAGTCTCTGATTCCGAAATGCTTGACGGCATGTCAATTGTAGGACTAAACGGTTTTGATTGCGAGATGGCGTCAGGTGCATCCCCAGCAGGAATCAAAAAGCTAGTCGAAAAGGGAATAATCAAAAAAGATGATGTCGTAGTCGGAATACTCACAGGTAGGCAGAAAGACTCTAGCCTTCCAGTGGATTATCATAACAATCCAGCAAACAGATTCGCAAACCCACCAAGGGAATAA